The Lycium ferocissimum isolate CSIRO_LF1 unplaced genomic scaffold, AGI_CSIRO_Lferr_CH_V1 ctg12296, whole genome shotgun sequence genome segment AATTTTCATGTTTCTAAGCTCTTTTATCTCACGCGCCAAGATTTGAATAGGTTCCTCTTCATATGTTAAGTCAGGTCTGACCTCAATGGATTCAATAGGAAGAATATGAGATGGATCTGAGCGATATCTtctaagcatagaaacatggaagacATTGTGGATCTTATCTAAATCCGGTGGAAGAGCTAGTTTATATGCAACTGGACCAACTATTTCATGTACTTCATATGGTCTAATAAATCGAGgactaagttttcctttttggccaaatctcataatctTCTTCCATGGGGAAACCTTTAAAAACACCTTATCTACTACTTGATGCTCAATTTCATGTCTCTTA includes the following:
- the LOC132041925 gene encoding uncharacterized protein LOC132041925; translation: MRFGQKGKLSPRFIRPYEVHEIVGPVAYKLALPPDLDKIHNVFHVSMLRRYRSDPSHILPIESIEVRPDLTYEEEPIQILAREIKELRNMKIPLVKVLWRNHSGKEAT